A stretch of Anoplopoma fimbria isolate UVic2021 breed Golden Eagle Sablefish chromosome 4, Afim_UVic_2022, whole genome shotgun sequence DNA encodes these proteins:
- the LOC129090148 gene encoding C-terminal-binding protein 1 isoform X1 gives MGSSHLLNKGMPLGIRPPIMNGPMHPRPLVALLDGRDCTVEMPILKDVATVAFCDAQSTQEIHEKVLNEAVGALMYHTITLMREDLEKFKALRIIVRIGSGYDNIDIKSAGELGIAVCNMPAASVEETADSTLCHILTLYRRTTWLHQALREGTRVQSVEQIREVASGAARIRGETLGLIGLGRVGQAVALRAKAFGFNVIFYDPYLADGVERSLGLQRVTTLQDLLFHSDCVSLHCSLNEHNHHLINDFTIKQMRQGAFLVNTARGGLVDEKALAQALKEGRIRGAALDVHETEPFSFSQGPLKDAPNLICTPHAAWYSEQASLEMREEAAREIRRAITGRIPDSLKNCVNKEFLSQNNHWTGVDPATVHPELNGAYRYPPGVVNLPAGGLPPPVESIVPSAVPMSHTLPPTATHPPHAPSPGQNTVKPPEGDREQHPNDQL, from the exons ATGGGAAGCTCACATCTCCTCAACAAAGGCATGCCTCTAG gcaTCAGGCCACCCATTATGAACGGGCCCATGCACCCGCGCCCTCTTGTGGCGTTGCTGGACGGACGTGACTGCACGGTGGAGATGCCCATCCTGAAGGACGTAGCAACCGTAGCCTTCTGTGACGCTCAGTCCACACAGGAGATCCACGAGAAG GTGCTGAATGAAGCTGTAGGAGCTCTCATGTACCACACCATCACTCTGATGAGGGAGGACCTGGAAAAGTTTAAAGCTCTGCGCATCATCGTCCGCATCGGCAGCGGCTATGACAACATCGACATCAAATCTGCCGGGGAACTag GCATAGCTGTGTGTAATATGCCAGCGGCCTCGGTGGAGGAGACGGCGGACTCCACGCTGTGTCACATCCTCACCTTGTACCGACGCACCACCTGGCTGCACCag GCGCTCCGGGAGGGAACGCGGGTTCAGAGCGTGGAGCAGATCAGAGAGGTGGCGTCGGGAGCCGCGAGGATCAGAGGAGAGACACTGGGACTTATAGGCCTCG GTCGAGTGGGCCAGGCTGTGGCCCTGAGAGCCAAGGCCTTCGGCTTCAATGTGATCTTCTATGACCCTTATTTGGCCGACGGTGTAGAAAGATCCCTGGGACTACAAAGGGTCACCACACTACAG GACCTGCTCTTCCACTCCGACTGCGTCTCTCTGCACTGCAGCCTCAACGAACACAACCACCACCTGATCAACGACTTCACCATCAAACAG ATGCGTCAGGGTGCGTTCCTGGTGAACACGGCCAGGGGGGGTCTGGTGGATGAGAAGGCCCTGGCTCAGGCCCTGAAGGAGGGGAGGATACGTGGAGCTGCTCTGGACGTTCATGAGACGGAGCCTTTCAG CTTCAGTCAGGGCCCGCTGAAGGACGCTCCCAACCTGATCTGCACCCCACACGCTGCCTGGTACAGCGAACAGGCATCGctggagatgagagaggaggcagCCAGGGAGATCCGAAGGGCTATCACAG GTCGTATCCCAGACAGTTTGAAGAACTGTGTCAATAAGGAGTTCCTCTCCCAGAATAATCACTGGACAGGTGTCGACCCGGCTACCGTTCACCCCGAGCTCAACGGGGCTTATAG gtATCCCCCAGGAGTGGTGAACTTGCCAGCAGGCGGCCTTCCGCCACCCGTAGAAAGCATCGTGCCGAGCGCCGTGCCCATGTCACACACCCTcccgcccactgccacacaccCTCCTCACGCCCCGTCCCCCGGACAAAACACAGTCAAGCCACCAGAGGGTGACAGAGAGCAGCATCCGAATGACCAACTGTag
- the LOC129090148 gene encoding C-terminal-binding protein 1 isoform X2 codes for MGSSHLLNKGMPLGIRPPIMNGPMHPRPLVALLDGRDCTVEMPILKDVATVAFCDAQSTQEIHEKVLNEAVGALMYHTITLMREDLEKFKALRIIVRIGSGYDNIDIKSAGELGIAVCNMPAASVEETADSTLCHILTLYRRTTWLHQALREGTRVQSVEQIREVASGAARIRGETLGLIGLGRVGQAVALRAKAFGFNVIFYDPYLADGVERSLGLQRVTTLQDLLFHSDCVSLHCSLNEHNHHLINDFTIKQMRQGAFLVNTARGGLVDEKALAQALKEGRIRGAALDVHETEPFSFSQGPLKDAPNLICTPHAAWYSEQASLEMREEAAREIRRAITGRIPDSLKNCVNKEFLSQNNHWTGVDPATVHPELNGAYR; via the exons ATGGGAAGCTCACATCTCCTCAACAAAGGCATGCCTCTAG gcaTCAGGCCACCCATTATGAACGGGCCCATGCACCCGCGCCCTCTTGTGGCGTTGCTGGACGGACGTGACTGCACGGTGGAGATGCCCATCCTGAAGGACGTAGCAACCGTAGCCTTCTGTGACGCTCAGTCCACACAGGAGATCCACGAGAAG GTGCTGAATGAAGCTGTAGGAGCTCTCATGTACCACACCATCACTCTGATGAGGGAGGACCTGGAAAAGTTTAAAGCTCTGCGCATCATCGTCCGCATCGGCAGCGGCTATGACAACATCGACATCAAATCTGCCGGGGAACTag GCATAGCTGTGTGTAATATGCCAGCGGCCTCGGTGGAGGAGACGGCGGACTCCACGCTGTGTCACATCCTCACCTTGTACCGACGCACCACCTGGCTGCACCag GCGCTCCGGGAGGGAACGCGGGTTCAGAGCGTGGAGCAGATCAGAGAGGTGGCGTCGGGAGCCGCGAGGATCAGAGGAGAGACACTGGGACTTATAGGCCTCG GTCGAGTGGGCCAGGCTGTGGCCCTGAGAGCCAAGGCCTTCGGCTTCAATGTGATCTTCTATGACCCTTATTTGGCCGACGGTGTAGAAAGATCCCTGGGACTACAAAGGGTCACCACACTACAG GACCTGCTCTTCCACTCCGACTGCGTCTCTCTGCACTGCAGCCTCAACGAACACAACCACCACCTGATCAACGACTTCACCATCAAACAG ATGCGTCAGGGTGCGTTCCTGGTGAACACGGCCAGGGGGGGTCTGGTGGATGAGAAGGCCCTGGCTCAGGCCCTGAAGGAGGGGAGGATACGTGGAGCTGCTCTGGACGTTCATGAGACGGAGCCTTTCAG CTTCAGTCAGGGCCCGCTGAAGGACGCTCCCAACCTGATCTGCACCCCACACGCTGCCTGGTACAGCGAACAGGCATCGctggagatgagagaggaggcagCCAGGGAGATCCGAAGGGCTATCACAG GTCGTATCCCAGACAGTTTGAAGAACTGTGTCAATAAGGAGTTCCTCTCCCAGAATAATCACTGGACAGGTGTCGACCCGGCTACCGTTCACCCCGAGCTCAACGGGGCTTATAGGTAA